The genomic DNA taggatggaacgggagatcgacaggcggatcggagcggcgtcagcagtgatgcgggcgcttaaccgatccgtcgtggtgaagaaggagctgagccggaaggcaaagctctcgatttaccggtcgatctacgtcccagtcctcacctatggccatcaacgctgggtgatgaccaaAAGAACGatatcgcggatacaagcggctgaaatgagtttcctctgcagggtggccaggctcagccttagagatagggtgagaagctcggacatcagggaggggctcggagtagaaccgctgctcctccacatcgagaggagtcatttggggtggctcgggcatctggctaggatgccttccagacgcctccctttagaggtgttccggacatgtcccaccgggaggcggcctcgtggccagcccaggactaggtggagagattacatctctcgcctggcttgggagcggctgggggttcccccggaagagctgatggaagtggccggggagagggctgtctgggcatccctcctgaagctgctgcccccgcgacccggatccggataagcggcagaaaacgaaacgaaatgAAATGAGAAATATCATCGTCACTGAAAAGGCCATGATGATTAAAATTGAATAAATTGAGAAGgaacagaaaagggaaaaggtaaatgaaataaagtgcTCATTCTCATATCTCATAGAGCACATGGGAGATGAGAAAAATGTTCAGTTGGATGTTTTGATGCAACAATCTGATGATATCACTGTTTTACACGAATCTCTGGTGCCATTACTGTAATTACTGTAAACAAAGGTTATAGTTTTTAAAGAATAAGAAACATTCAGAAATATGCACTGAGGATGTCAAAGCGGGGTTTGGGACAATCAACACATGTCAAAATGAAGTCTTAGAGTCTTATTTTGACAAGGGACTCATTGTCCATGCAGAACCTTTTGTACCACATAAAGatggaagggaaggaggaggacgcCCACTTGAAGTCAGAACTCTGTTCCActccgctgacccactcaacttgagtttattttattaatttattttaattaatataatgtatttccctgatctctgccattttctctcctcccccttctcttctctctctacccaggcaCTTGGAGACATTGAAGTAGCTAAAGTACTAAGAGACGGCAGCCTGCTTTTGAAGTGCAAGAATACTGGGCAAAGAGATAAAGCACTCTATATATATAGTTACAAAGCACATGTAGAAAAAAATTGTTGGAACGGGTACTCGTGACAGAAAAGTAATTTCTGGAGAAATTCCATGGTGGAATACATGgaagagattttaaaaaatgactaaGGGGAAAAAGTCAATGAGGTCAAACACCTTCAAACATTCAGAAAAAAAGTAGAGCGCACGTTGGTGCTGATAGATCAGTTTCTTCGTGACAAGAGCATATGTTTAACCTCCTAATAGGTGTTACAAATGCCAAAGCTATCACCATATTGCTGCAGTGTATAAGGGGGACTCagaggtgtggaagatgtgtgGGGAGCATCTGTATGGATAATGTGGAAACAATAACCCAGATAAATGTTGTAACTGTGGGGGAAACCATACAGCAGCATGTGGAGACTTTAATGCACATAACACAATGTGGAGGGACCAGGAAGACTTGAATGGGAAAGTAATAGAGGAAATTTTAAATGTGTAGGTACAAGTCTGAATTTGAAAAAGGGCACAGAATCATCAAGAGACCTCATGTTGGTGCCACAAATCTTGGTAGGGAAAGTAATTACTTTACACTTAAACACTTCCGAGTTGGGAAGTGTTGAGAAGGAGCACAGTGGGTAGTAATCATTACCcaatatgtatatgtatagaAACTGAAAGTGTACAGGGTCAAAacaagggaggaggaagatagaaatgtgagggTGCAAACTGGGATATGTTCAAAATATTGGCAGTAAAACTGAGTGTGATAAATGTAAACCAGGTGGttaataaaatgaataataaaatatgaaatataagTTGAAGCAgccaaggaaggaaggaaggacttTATTGCCAAGTACGTTTTTACACATACACGGAATTTGACTTGGTGTTTGTCGCGTgcagtgcagacaaaataacaataatacagtAAAATAAGACTAAAGACAATAAAGATATATATAACCATACCTGAatttgggagaaaaaaaatcatttttatttttcagtaaaGAAGTGTTCGGTGAATGAGCATATGAAACTCGCTGAACCACTGCTTTCGGCTCCATATTCCATTCcagaaggtggcagtaatgcgCGTAAGAGCTGTGTGCCAACCAccagacagaagaggaaaaagaaggagagaaaTAAGCCTGCACGAGAGGGGGCGCTGCCGAGTCCTCCGGGTCGTTTGTGTGGCGTGCAGAGAGGGGGGTTGGAGGAAAAAACCGAGCAAGGCTCGTCGGTCTTTGTTTCTGGCTCGGGCGAAAACTACAAACGTTACAATCGGTGAGGATTCAAATATCAACTATCGACACTTGTGTAAGTTTCTTATAATTTTCCGATAAGGCCGGTAGAGTTTTCGTGCTGTATCCATGTTTTGTCCTCCAGTGAAGAAAACATGTACTTCACAAGATATTTTGTTCAACAAAAGGACACCGACATCGAATCCCTATCGCTATAGCGCGACACTGCAATGAATGAAACATGCTTGTGGAGATGTGTTTAATGGCAACACTACAAGCATAGCTTTGGATCATCACCAACAAAGGAGACGATGTAATTTTTAACTCGTTCTCGCATGTAGCAAGTGTGCTCGAAACATGTATTTTATGACTTTTTCTGAGAAACTGTGGACGGCTAGGCTAACAAGACTAGCTCGGTAAAATGGAAGAGATGGTCGACACCAATGTTAATATTTAAGTTTGTCTGACGACTGTTCTTTGTTAcgttaaatttaaaaaaaagtgtgtgtgtgtgtgtgtgtgtgtgtgtgtatatatatatatatatatatatatatatatatatatatgtgtgtgtgtatgtatgtatgtgtgtgtatatatatattattgtgtgtgtgtatgtacacaGTCTAGTCTTGTTGAATTCTAATTGATATGAGCAATATGTGTGAAGTCTTATATATATCGATTAGAATTCAGTGCGATGTATACACATGGTCACAGCTAAATCTATCTACACGTAATAACCCAACTTTGATGACTGCTGGTCATTCAATGCTTCATCAATagattgtattttatttatttcaatgttACAACCTGCTTTCACAATACAATTGTCACATTTTCAGGTTTATTTGAGAGATGTCCACCCCGGATCCCCCTATGGGAGGGACACCTCGTCCTGGACCCTCCCCAGGTCCAGGACCATCTCCAGGTGGCATAGTAGGGCCAAGTCCAGGTCCCTCTCCTAGCTCGGCCCACAACATGATGGGCCCAAGCCCTGTACCTCCTGGATCTGGACACCCCCACCCTCCGCAGGCACCAACAGGATATTCTCAAGATCCAATGCACCAGATgcacaaagtaaaaaaaaaaattgtttgacTGTCATTCTAATAATGTATATTATTGTTAGAATTAATTCCACCCCTGtttgagtgagagagagattgaTTACAGTGACATATCAGGTCAATTTAGTGTTGCCCCAAATGCATGGTTTTAGACTGTGCATgtgctccagcttcctcccagaCACTGGTAGAACATAcatacacaacacaacagaaaaaacGCTGACCCCAAGGAGATTCAAACCTGGGACCTTCTTTTAAAGTGACTGTGCTAATCGTTGCCCACtcgtgcaacacacacacacacacacacacctgaaaagTGTCATTTTCTTTAGCTAGTAATTTCATGTTTCATGTTTACTCAGCCTATCGATGCCATGAATGAGAAGGGAATGACTGATGATTCCCGTTATACGCAGATGAAAGGCATAGGCATTAGATCCAGTGGGCATAGTGGGATGGGACCACCTCCAAGTCCAATGGACCAACATTCACAAGGTAACGCATtatatggctgtttaaaagtcTACATTTGGCAGGTAAACGGATGAACATAAAGAGTTTTTTCCAGTGCTGAAAATCTGAAGATTTTTGGCGAGGCCGTACCATGTTACTTTATACAATGATCAATATTGGAGAACAGCAATGACTAGCAATAATTTGCGATTACTAAGTTACATGCGCTTGTTTTAAATAACTTCAACTCATTTGCATCCAAAGGACATTACTGGTCTCTAAGACTGCTCTGATTTTGGGCTACTCTTCAGTCTTTTAACAGTTGGAGATAGATAGGATGCTAGTCAAATAAGGGTTGTTGTATAATTTAGAACGTTAGCTATGCATGCAGTCTTAAAAACTGGTGAGTGGGAGGTACCTAAAAGTATTTTCTAATTGTGAAGGGTGATCATTTTTGaatatttagtttttttttttttaaactgtgctTCTCAATATGTCTCATGAAATATACGGAAAACGGAGTCCTCACCTTATATTTGAATTAATTTGGTTTGTCTAAAAAGTTAtgtatttaaaatgataaatttcATTTATCTTATATTCCCTGAATTATTATTGCGGCTTCAACCGACACAAAAAAAACTCGTGAGTTATTGTAATTTTAATCTTTGAAACTTACTTTAATTACTTATTTCCCAATTGAGCAAATCTAATAATCGGTCTGTTCTATTCTGTTAATTTTTGACTTAATAGTGCTCCCTTTTAGCTTTAATCACATTAACACCGTGTTTGGTGGATGCATGTTCTCTTCAAGAAATACTCGGATAAGTGGCTAAGATGGACAATTAGTTTAATATGAATGTTAATGTGTAAACTATGTTAAGTCAAGATATGTCTCTTAAATCTTCAGCAATGGCAAAAGTATATTTTCACGAGCTTACTGTGTATATTTCCTGCAGGTTACCCATCTCCCGTGGGAGAACATGCCCCTAGCCCTGTCCCAGCCAACGGGCCTCTGTCTGTTCCTATGATGTCAGGAGGTCCCTCTGGCTCAGGTTCCGGGTCTCTGGAAAGTGGTGGGGACCCTAATCATGGTATAGGCCAACTTAACCGCAGTGGTCCTGCAGCTTCAGGTGGTCCTGGGGGTGTGGGAGGTGGCACAGGTGGTCCCACTCCTTTtaatcagaaccagctgcaccAGCTCAGGGCACAGATCATGGCTTACAAGATGTTGGCACGGAGCCAGGCATtaccagaacacctgcagatggCTGTGCAAGGGAAGAGGCCCATGCCTGGgatgcagcaacagcagatgCCTAATATGCCCCCCATTACTGGGCCAGGAGGGGGaccaggggcaggggcaggtcCAGCTCAGGGTAACTACAACCGACCACATGGTGAGTTTTTTCAAGTCTCCTTACAGCAtaatagaaaaaaacattaatgattttcttttgaCAATTTTGTGTTTAGGAGGTATTCTAGGTTTGTGTTGTGGTTTGTCTGACTATGTTACAGCACAAAGTTGTGATTTGTACATTTTCACTGGCTTATGTGTAGGATGTAAAAGATCTGTGTTGCATTTagaacaaagacagacaaaatGCAACTTTCTAATTGTTAACATTTACGTTGCACGAATCTGCATATATGACATAAAGTACGGTATTGCATTTGCattaattgtttattttttgtgtgtgaagctGATTCTTTTGTTTGTAATTTTAGGTATGGTAGGTGCCAGTGTTGtgcctcctggagctgcaggtgttccCTCAGCTATGCCAGGTCAGGCTATCAATGGACCCCCTAAATCTTGGTCTGACGGTAAATTTTGTCCTAAGTCTTGTGATGCATTAGTGTACATGTAACCACATAGTTTACagtttggcttttcttttttaggaCCAGTGGTGAATGCTGCTACCCCATCTAACCCACCTCAGAAACTGATTCCAACTCAACCAACTGGCAGACCCTCACCTGCTCCCCCTTCTGTGCCCCCAGCAGCCTCTCCAGTGATGCCCCCTCAGACACATTCCCCAGGACAGCCTGCCTTGCCCCCTCCTATGATGCTTCACCCGAAGCAGAACCGAATAACCCCAATACAAAAGCCTCGTGGTCTGGACCCAGTGGAGATCCTACAGGAAAGGGAATACAGGTGAGGATTAATGAATGATAATGAATCCTATAATTAACTTAAATTAACTTCTTCAGATAAAATTAATTTTAGTGTCTGTAttctatattttatatatatttagagTTGGTAAGTCAGACtttaggggactgggctgaaaAGCACTGATCTGTGACCCCAGAAGAGATATAGTGGTCAAGAAAAGAGAGATTGCCTTTATTCTTTTCCCCTCTATGCTAGTTAAATGTGGGATAAATGCAATTTGATgagttatttttaatttaaaagttattgtttgatgcttttatttctgttgttcatagtgacattttaaagattttagGCTGTTGTTATTTGGACATAAGTTATACAGGAAAGTGAAGGATTGTGGATTTTTTAATGCAACTTCTGCAGGCTACAGGCTCGAATTGCTCATCGTATCCAGGAGCTTGAGAATCTTCCTGGCTCTCTGCCTGGTGATTTGCGCACCAAAGCTACCATAGAGCTCAAGGCCCTGAGGCTGCTTAACTTTCAGAGACAGGTAACCAGGATCTTTTCTAAGGATTCCTTCAAGGCCAACCAAAAATATGCACACTGAACCCATTTGTCTGGCATTGTGAAGTAAATTCACTTTAACTTACTTGTTTGGTGCCCATACTGTAGCTGCGCCAGGAGGTGGTGGTTTGCATGCGTCGTGACACTGCTTTGGAAACTGCCCTTAACGCTAAGGCCTACAAGCGCAGTAAACGACAGTCTTTACGTGAGGCTCGCATTACTGAGAAattagaaaaacagcagaagatcGAACAGGAGCGCAAGCGTCGTCAAAAACACCAGGTTTGTCATGATTTTACTCATTTTGATATTCTCTTTATGTTCAGATTTAAACTATCAGAATTTATTCAACTAATATCTTGGTGCATGGTTCAATATTATTTTTGTTATCCGACTTGCCTCAATGTAGTTTCTCCAGTGCAGTATTTGTTGAAATACTAGTTGTTGAATTGGTCATTTTTTACATTGCAAAAGTTGTATTAATAAACTTTATGTTCTGCATAGGAATACCTAAACAGTATTCTTCAGCATGCCAAGGACTTTAAGGAGTACCATCGCTCCATTACAGCAAAAATTCAGAAAGCAACCAAAGCTGTTGCTACCTATCATGCCAACACTGAGCGTGAGCAGAAGAAAGAGAATGAGCGCATTGAGAAGGAGCGAATGCGGAGGCTAATGGTGAGTGAAGCCAGAAAAATGTATAAGTAAGCTGTATGTCATTTATAACTGTCTGCTCTGCGTGTCCTaggctgaagatgaagagggCTACCGTAAACTCATTGACCAGAAGAAAGACAAGCGTCTGGCCTATCTATTGCAACAGACTGATGAATATGTTGCCAACCTCACTGAGCTGGTGCGAGCCCACAAAGCTGCACAAGCtctcaaagagaagaaaaaaaagaaaaaaaagaaggttaTTATTTGGTGTTGTTCCttctgtttgatttttgttGTGCGGTTTTTATATCTTTatatcttttttaatttttcctgtttttagaaGACAGAAACTGTTGAAGTTAGTAGTAGTGGTGCTACTGCTCTTCTCGGACCTGATGGAGAGGTGAACTTGGACATTGTTACAAGTTTAATGAGCACTAATGTGTGGTGATATCTTTAGCCCTACTACAATAAtgaaatatcacttttatttagaattatttttaaattcattttaccATAAATTGGTcccacatttcttttttcatttgtaaGTTTGACTTTCTTTTCTAACACCATATTTGTCTACAAAAGCCTTTAGATGAAACCAGTCAAATGAGTGACCTGCCAGTAAAAGTCATTCATGTGGATAGTGGGAAGATCCTGACTGGGATCGAGGCCCCTAAAGCTGGTCAGCTAGAAGCCTGGCTGGAAATGAACCCAGGGTCAGTCACATCTTAccgtttttatattttttttatttttttagtaaACACTGTTGTTTTACAACAAATGTTTAAGTTGCGCATTAACAGGCAAAGTTTTATTTCTTGCAGTTATGAGGTTGCTCCACGCTCAGACAGTGAAGACAGTGGTtcggaagaggaggaagaggaggaggtatACAACCTTGCTGGCTTCATTGTAGTCAATATTGAACACTTGCAGCAaattgctaatttccctggtggacaccccctaaagggatcaataaagtactcttgaatcttgaatttaTGTaactgctttattttattaaacaggatgaagaggaagaccagCCTCAACCTTCTTCAGCAAtgacagaggaaaagaaaaagatacCTGACCCTGACAGTGAAGATGTGTCTGAAGTGGATGTCCAGCACATTATTGAGTATGAGGAAATTCTAGGGCCCTTtcttgtacttttttttttttttttaattttcctcttACTGTAAATCATCTCTTAATCCTCTTACAGACATGCTAAACAGGATGTAGATGATGAGTACAGCAATGCAAGTTTCAACAAATGCCTGAATTCCTACTATGCTGTGGCGCATGCTGTTACTGAGAAAGTTGAAAAACAGTCTACACTTCTGGTCAATGGGCAGCTCAAGCAATATCAGGTGTGACATTCAAAAACATGATTTGCAGTAAAATcacgttgttgttgttagtaTAGCATTATGTTAATCAGGGCTGCCTGTCTATGATTGCTCCTGTACAGATTAAGGGTTTAGAGTGGCTTGTGTCCCTTTACAACAACAATTTAAATGGCATTCTGGCTGATGAGATGGGCCTTGGCAAAACGATCCAGACCATCGCCCTCATCACTTACCTCATGGAGTATAAGCGTCTCAACGGACCTTTTCTTATCATTGTGCCACTCTCGTAAGTCGTAGGCAGACTAGTTAAAACTAAACGGTGGTTTTATtatgtttatattttcattctgtactaaaatgtgccttttatttattttttttgacagCACTCTTTCAAACTGGGTATATGAGTTTGATAAGTGGGCACCATCTGTTGTCAAAGTCTCATACAAGGTCAGTCATTCTGTTTTAcatcatttaaattttttttcaTGCATATATATAATTTGTGCAGTCACATATTACAGTAGTCTAAAGTAATATCACTATTGTAAAATCAACCCAAATATATACTCAAGTAAATGCATTACTTAACCAAATGTTGAGCACATTGTATAACAAAGATATTGTTTGATAAACATTTGAGAGTGTAAAACTAAATTCTTAAAGAAACCAAACAATTGCATCCATAGATCAGGATTTCTAGAAAATGTTACCATTCGAATAAACATTTTACCTGGTCCAAGCATTTTCTGGAATGTTGATTATCATAACAATCGCTGATTAAGTGATGCATTAAAAGAAATTGGTAAATACAGTTGTGTATAAGGCCTATACAATATTTAAACTGTAGTTCAGTACTGTATAGCTTagcaaagaagaaaatggaaaattaatttgaattGAATATATGATTATTTGCACCGAAATCACATTTTTTGCAAATTGTTAAAAGAGCACCATGTTGTAACTGAAAGTACTGCTTTTTGTTCTCAGGGTTCTCCAGCTGCTCGTCGAGCATTTGTTCCAATCTTGAGGAGTGGGAAGTTCAATGTGCTACTGACCACATACGAATACATTATTAAAGATAAACAAGTACTAGCAAAGGTACAATAACACGATTTGTCAGTTAAATGTGTTAATGTATGCTTCTTGTTCAATGTTCTTATTGTTTCAATATTTATACTAAAGCTCCGTTGGAAGTACATGATTGTGGATGAGGGCCACCGTATGAAGAACCATCACTGTAAGCTTACTCAAGTCTTGAACACACACTACCTGGCCCCAAGACGTGTGCTGCTTACAGGCACTCCACTACAGAATAAGCTTCCAGAACTGTGGGCTCTTTTAAATTTTCTCCTGCCCACCATTTTCaagagctgcagcacatttgaGCAGTGGTTCAATGCTCCATTTGCTATGACGGGAGAAaaggtacttttttttttttttttaattaatttttcttttaactgCATATAACAATTGCAGTTTCTCAATATACCATTATGTTTTTCACAAAGGTTGACTTGAATGAAGAAGAGACCATTTTGATCATTCGACGTTTACACAAAGTTCTCCGTCCATTTTTGCTACGTCGACTAAAAAAAGAAGTTGAGGCTCAGCTGCCTGAGAAGGTCAGTCTCAACATGTTTTATCCATTTTGATCAAGATTTTCTTTGGAATTAATGCTAATTTTTGGCATTGACTGTTACAGGTGGAATATGTCATTAAGTGTGACATGTCAGCCCTGCAGAGAGTTTTGTACAGACACATGCAGGCTAAAGGGGTGTTGCTCACTGATGGGTCAGAGAAAGATAAGAaggtaaaaacaaatgtttaaaacaaaatgtgtgCTTTTTCACACACTCTCAAATAATTCTGGATATGTAAGTGATGTATGAATGTAAACTGATTTTGTGGAAAAGTGAACATACTGACataatttttaatattttcattgTTATAGGGAAAAGGTGGTACAAAGACACTGATGAACACTATTATGCAACTGAGAAAGATTTGCAACCACCCCTATATGTTTCAACACATTGAGGTA from Takifugu rubripes chromosome 5, fTakRub1.2, whole genome shotgun sequence includes the following:
- the smarca4a gene encoding transcription activator BRG1 isoform X1, with the protein product MSTPDPPMGGTPRPGPSPGPGPSPGGIVGPSPGPSPSSAHNMMGPSPVPPGSGHPHPPQAPTGYSQDPMHQMHKPIDAMNEKGMTDDSRYTQMKGIGIRSSGHSGMGPPPSPMDQHSQGYPSPVGEHAPSPVPANGPLSVPMMSGGPSGSGSGSLESGGDPNHGIGQLNRSGPAASGGPGGVGGGTGGPTPFNQNQLHQLRAQIMAYKMLARSQALPEHLQMAVQGKRPMPGMQQQQMPNMPPITGPGGGPGAGAGPAQGNYNRPHGMVGASVVPPGAAGVPSAMPGQAINGPPKSWSDGPVVNAATPSNPPQKLIPTQPTGRPSPAPPSVPPAASPVMPPQTHSPGQPALPPPMMLHPKQNRITPIQKPRGLDPVEILQEREYRLQARIAHRIQELENLPGSLPGDLRTKATIELKALRLLNFQRQLRQEVVVCMRRDTALETALNAKAYKRSKRQSLREARITEKLEKQQKIEQERKRRQKHQEYLNSILQHAKDFKEYHRSITAKIQKATKAVATYHANTEREQKKENERIEKERMRRLMAEDEEGYRKLIDQKKDKRLAYLLQQTDEYVANLTELVRAHKAAQALKEKKKKKKKKKTETVEVSSSGATALLGPDGEPLDETSQMSDLPVKVIHVDSGKILTGIEAPKAGQLEAWLEMNPGYEVAPRSDSEDSGSEEEEEEEDEEEDQPQPSSAMTEEKKKIPDPDSEDVSEVDVQHIIEHAKQDVDDEYSNASFNKCLNSYYAVAHAVTEKVEKQSTLLVNGQLKQYQIKGLEWLVSLYNNNLNGILADEMGLGKTIQTIALITYLMEYKRLNGPFLIIVPLSTLSNWVYEFDKWAPSVVKVSYKGSPAARRAFVPILRSGKFNVLLTTYEYIIKDKQVLAKLRWKYMIVDEGHRMKNHHCKLTQVLNTHYLAPRRVLLTGTPLQNKLPELWALLNFLLPTIFKSCSTFEQWFNAPFAMTGEKVDLNEEETILIIRRLHKVLRPFLLRRLKKEVEAQLPEKVEYVIKCDMSALQRVLYRHMQAKGVLLTDGSEKDKKGKGGTKTLMNTIMQLRKICNHPYMFQHIEESFSEHLGYTGGIVTGPDLYRSSGKFELLDRILPKLRATNHKVLLFCQMTTLMTIMEDYFAYRNFKYLRLDGTTKAEDRGMLLKTFNDPASDYFVFLLSTRAGGLGLNLQSADTVVIFDSDWNPHQDLQAQDRAHRIGQQNEVRVLRLCTVNSVEEKILAAAKYKLNVDQKVIQAGMFDQKSSGYERRAFLQAILEHEEQDEEEDEVPDDETVNQMIARSEEEFEQFMRMDLDRRREEARNPKRKPRLMEEDDLPSWILKDDAEVERLTCEEEEEKMFGRGSRQRKEVDYSDSLTEKQWLKAIEEGNLEDIEEEVRHKKTSRKRKRDRDHDGGPATPSSSSSRVREKDEEGKKTKKRGRPPAEKLSPNPLSLTKKMKKIIDAVIKYKDGNGRQLSEVFIQLPSRKELPEYYELIRKPVDFRKIKERIRSHKYRSLNDLEKDVMLLCQNAQTFNLEGSLIYEDSIVLQSVFTSVRQKIEENESEGDESEEEEEDVDEGSESESRSVKVKIKLSRKEKGERGSKVHRRRGRGARAKPVVSDDDTEEDQEEEHSASGSEED
- the smarca4a gene encoding transcription activator BRG1 isoform X2, whose translation is MSTPDPPMGGTPRPGPSPGPGPSPGGIVGPSPGPSPSSAHNMMGPSPVPPGSGHPHPPQAPTGYSQDPMHQMHKPIDAMNEKGMTDDSRYTQMKGIGIRSSGHSGMGPPPSPMDQHSQGYPSPVGEHAPSPVPANGPLSVPMMSGGPSGSGSGSLESGGDPNHGIGQLNRSGPAASGGPGGVGGGTGGPTPFNQNQLHQLRAQIMAYKMLARSQALPEHLQMAVQGKRPMPGMQQQQMPNMPPITGPGGGPGAGAGPAQGNYNRPHGMVGASVVPPGAAGVPSAMPGQAINGPPKSWSDGPVVNAATPSNPPQKLIPTQPTGRPSPAPPSVPPAASPVMPPQTHSPGQPALPPPMMLHPKQNRITPIQKPRGLDPVEILQEREYRLQARIAHRIQELENLPGSLPGDLRTKATIELKALRLLNFQRQLRQEVVVCMRRDTALETALNAKAYKRSKRQSLREARITEKLEKQQKIEQERKRRQKHQEYLNSILQHAKDFKEYHRSITAKIQKATKAVATYHANTEREQKKENERIEKERMRRLMAEDEEGYRKLIDQKKDKRLAYLLQQTDEYVANLTELVRAHKAAQALKEKKKKKKKKKTETVEVSSSGATALLGPDGEPLDETSQMSDLPVKVIHVDSGKILTGIEAPKAGQLEAWLEMNPGYEVAPRSDSEDSGSEEEEEEEDEEEDQPQPSSAMTEEKKKIPDPDSEDVSEVDVQHIIEHAKQDVDDEYSNASFNKCLNSYYAVAHAVTEKVEKQSTLLVNGQLKQYQIKGLEWLVSLYNNNLNGILADEMGLGKTIQTIALITYLMEYKRLNGPFLIIVPLSTLSNWVYEFDKWAPSVVKVSYKGSPAARRAFVPILRSGKFNVLLTTYEYIIKDKQVLAKLRWKYMIVDEGHRMKNHHCKLTQVLNTHYLAPRRVLLTGTPLQNKLPELWALLNFLLPTIFKSCSTFEQWFNAPFAMTGEKVDLNEEETILIIRRLHKVLRPFLLRRLKKEVEAQLPEKVEYVIKCDMSALQRVLYRHMQAKGVLLTDGSEKDKKGKGGTKTLMNTIMQLRKICNHPYMFQHIEESFSEHLGYTGGIVTGPDLYRSSGKFELLDRILPKLRATNHKVLLFCQMTTLMTIMEDYFAYRNFKYLRLDGTTKAEDRGMLLKTFNDPASDYFVFLLSTRAGGLGLNLQSADTVVIFDSDWNPHQDLQAQDRAHRIGQQNEVRVLRLCTVNSVEEKILAAAKYKLNVDQKVIQAGMFDQKSSGYERRAFLQAILEHEEQDEEEDEVPDDETVNQMIARSEEEFEQFMRMDLDRRREEARNPKRKPRLMEEDDLPSWILKDDAEVERLTCEEEEEKMFGRGSRQRKEVDYSDSLTEKQWLKAIEEGNLEDIEEEVRHKKTSRKRKRDRDHDGGPATPSSSSSRVREKDEEGKKTKKRGRPPAEKLSPNPLSLTKKMKKIIDAVIKYKDGNGRQLSEVFIQLPSRKELPEYYELIRKPVDFRKIKVGLCTELQLEHYMARSHALPVPTYTGIPSHGSLQ